The following are from one region of the Sorghum bicolor cultivar BTx623 chromosome 2, Sorghum_bicolor_NCBIv3, whole genome shotgun sequence genome:
- the LOC110432623 gene encoding uncharacterized protein LOC110432623: MERSLWMYNLSRLDPSYVVEVQKFIDVAKIHARRTKAKHICCPCADCKNIVVFDNVEAITSHLVCRGFMEDYLIWTKHGEGSSAPYMRTTDNTATNINVEDQMPPLNEFHAMLGVNETHTSDVNETQHANTDAVEDADFLEAIMNRCADPSIFFMKGMEALKKAAEDTLYDESNGCTKEWSTLRAVLQFLTMKARHGWSDASFNDFLRVLGDLLPKENKVPANTYYAKKLVSPLTIGVEKIHACRNHCILYRGDQFKDLDSCPNCGVSRYKTNKDYREEENLASVSTGRKRKKTQTKTQQDKRSKPSSNEEVDYYALRRIPALVIWYLPVVDRLRCLFANPEDAELMTWHASDERKDDGKLRHPADAKQWKDFDKKYPDFADDPRNVRFALSTDGMNPFGERSSTHSTWPVILTIYNLPSWLCQKRKYLLLTILISGPTQPGVDMDVFLEPLMQDMQTLWEVGVDMIDAFRKETFTLRAIIIVTINDYPALFSLSGQFKGKVGCVKCIDGTWHVSLPASNKIVYMRHRRWLPAGHKYHLQKMNKYFDNIDESKSTAPSGCSKGHRVYKIVENVKFVFGKKTKDGKPRKVVKANEGDTFKKKSIFFKYLSYWKDLDVRHAIDAPFFAAIIIATWLIKQAEQLVDSLDEYVSKSQMIAIVNRPTIVFALVISVHAY; this comes from the exons ATGGAGAGGTCATTATGGATGTACAACTTATCAAGATTGGACCCATCATATGTAGTGGAGGTCCAAAAGTTTATTGATGTTGCAAAGATACATGCTCGCAGAACAAAGGCGAAGCACATATGTTGTCCATGCGCAGACTGTAAAAATATTGTGGTATTTGACAATGTAGAAGCAATTACTTCCCATCTGGTTTGTAGAGGATTTATGGAGgactacttgatttggacaaaacaTGGTGAGGGTAGTTCTGCACCTTATATGCGGACAACAGACAACACTGCAACTAACATCAATGTGGAGGATCAAATGCCACCTCTCAATGAATTTCATGCTATGCTAGGTGTCAATGAAACTCATACGTCTGATGTCAATGAAACTCAGCATGCTAACACAGATGCTGTTGAAGATGCAGATTTCTTAGAGGCAATAATGAACCGTTGTGCAGATCCATCAATATTCTTCATGAAGGGAATGGAAGCATTGAAGAAGGCAGCAGAGGACACTTTGTACGACGAGTCGAatggttgtaccaaagagtggTCGACATTACGTGCTGTTCTTCAGTTTTTGACGATGAAGGCTAGACATGGTTGGTCCGATGCTAGCTTCAATGATTTCTTGCGTGTACTTGGAGACCTTCTTCCTAAGGagaacaaagtgcctgctaacacatactatgcaaagaagctagtcAGTCCACTTACGATaggtgttgagaagatccacgcatgtagaaatcattgtattcTATATCGGGGTGATCAATTTAAAGACTTAGATAGTTGTCCAAACTGTGGTGTCAGTAGATACAAGACAAACAAAGATTATCGGGAGGAAGAGAATCTAGCCTCTGTTTCTACAGGTAGGAAGCGAAAGAAGACCCAAACAAAGACTCAACAAGACAAACGCTCGAAGCCTAGTAGCAATGAAGAAGTGGACTATTATGCATTGAGAAGAATTCCTGCTTTGGTGATATGGTATCTCCCCGTGGTTGATCGTTTGAGGTGTTTGTTTGCAAACCCTGAAGACGCTGAACTTATGACCTGGCATGCTTCGGATGAAAGGaaagatgatggaaagttacgaCATCCAGCCGATGCAAAGCAATGGAAAGATTTCGATAAGAAATATCCAGACTTTGCTGACGATCCACGGAATGTAAGGTTTGCACTGAGTactgatggaatgaatccatttggcgAAAGGAGCAGCACgcacagcacatggccggtgatcCTGACAATATACAACCTTCCTTCATGGTTGTGTCAAAAGAGAAAATATCTTTTGCTAACCATTCTTATTTctggacctacacaacctggagttgatatggatgtatttctagagcccttaatgcaagacATGCAAACACTATGGGAAGTAGGTGTGGACATGATCGATGCGTTCCGCAAAGAGAcattcacactgagagcaattattATTGTCACAATTaatgattaccctgctctcttctCATTATCAGGTcagttcaagggaaaggttggttgtgtAAAGTGCATAGATGGAACATGGCACGTGTCTCTTCCTGCATCTaacaagatagtgtacatgaggcacagaagATGGCTACCGGCAGGCCATAAGTACCACTTACAAAAGATGAATAAGTACTTCGATAATATTGATGAATCAaaatctactgctccatcaggtTGTAGTAAAGGGCATAGAGTGTACAAGATAGTTGAGAATGTGAAGTTTGTTTTTGGAAAGAAGACCAAAGATGGGAAACCAAGAAAGGTTGTCAAGGCAAATGAAGGGgacacattcaagaagaagtccattttcttcaaGTACTTATCGTACTGGAAAGACTTGGACGTACGAcatgcgatcgatg cgccgttcttcgcggcgatcatCATTGCGACGTGGCTGATTAAGCAGGCCGAGCAGCTTGTTGACAGCTTGGATGAATATGTATCAAAGTCGCAGATGATTGCCATTGTCAACCGGCCGACGATCGTATTTGCACTTGTCATCTCCGTGCATGCATActga
- the LOC8084620 gene encoding L-type lectin-domain containing receptor kinase IV.1 has translation MSSNTKPAVSMLLQLLFLSLNLLAAFTTGDGQQFVYSGFSNNDLLVDGATMITSNGLLELTNGTDQQIGHAFYPTPLRFTRSPNGTVQSFSTSFVFAIQSVYTDLSAHGMAFIVAPSRNFSAALPGQFLGLTDIQNNGNSSNHFFTVELDTIENKEFSDINANHAGANVNGLKSLNSSSAGYYADEDGKFHNLSLISREAMQVWMDYDDSVSSITVTMAPLKVARPKKPLFTTTYNLTSVVTDVAYIGFSSATGTINVRHYVLGWSFNMSGPAPSIDISRLPELPRMSPKQSKVLQIVLPIASAAFVLAVGTVVFLLVRRHLKYAELREDWEVEFGPHRFSYKDLFYATEGFKDKHLLGIGGFGRVYKGILPVSKLEVAVKRVSHDSRQGMKEFIAEVVSIGRIQHRNLVRVLGYCRRRGELFLVYEYMPCGSVDKYLYGIEGKPILSWANRWHIIKGIASCLVYLHEEWEKVVIHRDIKPSNVLLDGDMNGRLGDFGLARLYDHDTDPQTTHVVGTIGYLAPELGHTSKATPLTDVFSFGTFLLEITCGRRPISESSQESQCMLVDWVLERWISGSLLETVDSRLQGNYNTAEACLALKLGLLCSHPFSNSRPTTRQVMQYLDGEMSLPEMTPTDMSFHMMAIMQNQGFDDYITGSTASIGTTSVVSSGR, from the coding sequence ATGTCCTCCAACACAAAGCCTGCTGTGTCCATGCTTCTACAACTCCTCTTTCTCAGCCTCAACCTACTAGCAGCCTTCACAACGGGTGATGGCCAGCAGTTCGTCTACTCCGGCTTCTCCAACAATGACCTTCTCGTCGACGGAGCTACCATGATCACATCAAATGGCCTCCTTGAGCTCACCAATGGAACCGATCAGCAGATAGGCCATGCCTTCTACCCAACTCCACTGCGGTTCACGAGGTCGCCAAATGGAACAGTGCAGTCtttctccacctcctttgtgtTTGCAATCCAGTCCGTATACACCGACCTAAGTGCCCACGGCATGGCCTTCATTGTGGCGCCAAGCCGAAACTTCTCGGCCGCATTGCCTGGGCAGTTCCTAGGCCTCACCGACATCCAGAACAATGGCAATAGCAGCAACCACTTCTTCACCGTCGAGCTCGACACCATCGAGAACAAGGAGTTCAGTGACATCAATGCCAACCATGCCGGCGCCAACGTCAATGGTCTCAAATCTCTGAATTCAAGCTCTGCTGGCTActatgctgatgaggatggtaaaTTTCACAACTTGAGTCTGATTAGCCGTGAGGCTATGCAAGTGTGGATGGACTATGATGACAGCGTTTCAAGCATCACGGTTACCATGGCTCCATTGAAGGTTGCCCGACCTAAAAAGCCACTGTTCACAACCACCTACAACCTCACAAGTGTTGTTACTGATGTTGCATACATTGGCTTCTCCTCTGCAACTGGCACAATCAATGTAAGGCATTATGTGCTTGGCTGGAGTTTCAACATGAGTGGTCCTGCTCCATCCATTGATATCTCTAGGCTACCGGAGTTGCCACGTATGAGCCCCAAGCAGTCCAAGGTATTGCAAATTGTTCTGCCAATAGCATCAGCGGCATTCGTCCTCGCTGTGGGCACCGTCGTGTTCCTACTCGTCCGGAGGCATTTGAAGTATGCTGAGCTGCGAGAAGATTGGGAAGTTGAGTTTGGACCGCACCGATTCTCCTACAAGGATTTGTTCTATGCAACGGAAGGATTCAAGGACAAACACCTCTTAGGCATTGGAGGATTTGGGAGGGTATACAAGGGGATCCTTCCGGTGTCCAAATTGGAGGTAGCAGTGAAAAGAGTATCTCATGATTCAAGGCAGGGCATGAAGGAATTCATTGCGGAGGTTGTTAGCATAGGACGTATCCAACATCGCAATCTCGTGCGTGTTCTTGGCTATTGCAGAAGAAGAGGGGAACTGTTTTTGGTGTATGAGTACATGCCATGTGGAAGTGTTGACAAGTACCTGTATGGAATAGAAGGGAAGCCAATTCTGAGTTGGGCTAATAGGTGGCACATTATCAAGGGCATTGCATCTTGTTTGGTCTACCTCCATGAGGAGTGGGAGAAAGTTGTCATCCACCGGGATATCAAACCAAGTAATGTTCTTCTAGATGGTGACATGAATGGACGACTTGGTGATTTTGGCCTTGCTAGGTTATATGACCATGACACTGACCCACAAACCACACACGTGGTTGGAACAATAGGGTACCTTGCTCCAGAGCTAGGACATACTAGCAAGGCAACACCTCTTACTGATGTGTTTTCTTTTGGCACGTTTCTTCTTGAGATCACATGTGGCAGGAGGCCTATCAGTGAAAGCTCACAAGAAAGTCAGTGTATGCTGGTCGATTGGGTTCTTGAGCGTTGGATCAGTGGATCACTGCTAGAAACTGTGGATAGCAGGCTTCAGGGAAACTATAACACTGCAGAGGCTTGTTTGGCTCTAAAGCTAGGACTGTTATGCTCTCATCCATTCTCCAACTCAAGGCCTACCACGCGGCAGGTCATGCAGTACCTTGATGGTGAGATGTCGTTACCAGAGATGACACCAACAGACATGAGCTTTCACATGATGGCGATAATGCAGAATCAAGGATTTGATGACTACATTACGGGATCGACAGCAAGCATTGGTACAACATCTGTTGTTTCTAGTGGAAGATGA